The Bacteroides acidifaciens genome includes a region encoding these proteins:
- a CDS encoding ABC transporter permease has product MDSSHTYSPFRSVLLREWRRMTSRRLYFGVCVILPLFTLFFMATIFGNGQMENIPIGIVDQDNTATSRSIVRNISAVPTFKVTKHYENEAAAREAVQRKEIYGYLSIPPEFEQDAITGKNATLSYYYHYALLSVGGELMAAFETSLAPVSLSPIVMEAVSLGVDQQQITTFLLPVQANNHPIYNPSLDYSVYLSQPFFFVLFQVLILLTTVYAAGIEIKFRTATDWLATAKGDMTTAILGKLLPYTIIYILIGWLANYVMFGILHIPFQGSWWFLNMITALFVIATQALGLFLFSLFPAVSLVISVVSMVGSLGATLSGVTFPVSNMYPLVRNASYLFPVRHFTEIMQTILYGGGGFAHLWQSAVILCIFPLLALSLLPHLKRAIESHKYENIK; this is encoded by the coding sequence ATGGATTCATCACACACATATTCACCTTTTCGTTCCGTACTGCTTAGAGAATGGCGGCGAATGACTTCACGACGTCTTTATTTTGGCGTCTGTGTCATTCTACCGTTGTTTACCCTCTTCTTTATGGCTACCATCTTTGGCAACGGGCAGATGGAGAATATTCCTATCGGCATTGTCGATCAGGACAATACCGCCACTTCCCGGTCTATTGTCCGGAATATTTCTGCTGTACCCACTTTTAAGGTGACGAAACATTACGAGAATGAGGCAGCTGCCCGCGAAGCGGTGCAAAGGAAAGAAATATATGGATACCTTTCCATTCCCCCGGAATTTGAGCAGGATGCTATTACCGGAAAGAATGCTACCCTATCTTATTATTATCATTACGCTTTGTTATCGGTAGGCGGTGAATTGATGGCAGCGTTCGAAACATCATTGGCTCCCGTATCCCTTTCGCCCATCGTGATGGAAGCAGTGTCTTTAGGAGTAGACCAACAGCAGATTACCACATTTCTATTACCGGTACAAGCCAATAACCATCCGATATACAATCCCAGTCTGGATTATTCGGTTTATCTGAGTCAACCTTTTTTCTTTGTCCTATTTCAGGTTTTGATTCTGCTTACCACCGTATATGCAGCTGGTATTGAAATCAAATTCCGCACAGCGACCGACTGGCTGGCTACCGCCAAAGGTGATATGACGACAGCTATTCTGGGTAAATTACTCCCCTATACCATTATATATATTCTGATAGGATGGCTTGCCAATTATGTTATGTTCGGCATCCTGCATATTCCGTTTCAAGGGAGTTGGTGGTTTTTGAATATGATAACTGCTCTCTTTGTTATCGCGACGCAGGCGCTCGGATTATTTTTATTTTCCTTGTTTCCGGCAGTATCATTGGTTATCAGTGTCGTTTCCATGGTAGGTTCTTTAGGAGCTACCTTATCAGGAGTAACTTTTCCGGTTTCCAATATGTATCCGCTCGTAAGAAACGCCTCTTATCTTTTTCCAGTCCGCCACTTCACGGAAATAATGCAAACAATACTCTATGGGGGTGGCGGGTTCGCTCATCTTTGGCAGTCGGCCGTGATACTTTGTATTTTCCCGTTGCTGGCTTTGTCGTTGCTTCCCCATTTAAAACGAGCTATAGAAAGTCATAAATATGAAAACATTAAATAG
- a CDS encoding DUF1893 domain-containing protein codes for MEELINLLHSGGYSCVIANKGKVRTFTQRGVADLYDLLTQEPEFLKGAVIADKVVGKGAAALMISGGIKKLYTDIISSKAMDLFRTSDVKVGFGQEVPFIWNRDHTGWCPVETMCSEEKSAEAILPLIRDFLEKIRSRK; via the coding sequence ATGGAGGAATTAATCAACTTATTACATAGCGGAGGATATTCCTGCGTGATTGCCAATAAAGGAAAGGTACGTACTTTTACCCAACGCGGGGTGGCCGACTTATATGATTTGCTGACTCAAGAACCAGAGTTCCTGAAAGGAGCTGTGATTGCCGATAAGGTTGTCGGAAAAGGGGCTGCCGCTCTGATGATTTCAGGTGGTATAAAAAAGCTCTACACGGATATTATCAGTTCGAAAGCTATGGACTTGTTTCGAACATCGGATGTAAAAGTCGGCTTCGGTCAGGAAGTTCCTTTCATCTGGAACCGCGACCATACGGGGTGGTGTCCCGTAGAAACCATGTGCAGTGAAGAGAAATCGGCTGAAGCAATTTTACCGTTGATTCGTGATTTTCTTGAGAAAATCAGAAGCAGGAAGTAA
- a CDS encoding ABC transporter permease — protein MKTLNRIQQLSFIIRREFLAISTSYAVLLVLMGGIFMYGLLYNYMYAPNIVTDVPVAVVDNSHSELSRNFVRWLDATPQAEIYDQAIDYHEAKEWMKEGKVQGIIYLPHDFEERVFRGDEAVFSLYATTDAFLYFEALQGASSRVMLAINDKYRPDGAVFLPPQGLLAVAMAKPVNVAGTALYNYTEGYGSYLIPAVMMIIIFQTLLMVIGMVTGDEHTDRGIRAYTPFGHGWGVAIRIVVGKTFVYCALYAVFSFFLLGLLPYFFSIPNIGNGFYIVLLLTPYLMATSFLGLAVSRYFTDSEAPLLMIAFFSVGLIFLSGVSYPMELMPWYWRLAHYILPAAPGTLAFVKLNSMGADMADIKPEYITLWIQVVTYFILSIWVYKKKLNTKFD, from the coding sequence ATGAAAACATTAAATAGAATCCAACAGTTGTCGTTCATTATTCGCCGTGAATTTCTCGCCATCAGCACCAGTTATGCCGTTCTTCTAGTGCTGATGGGTGGAATTTTCATGTACGGATTACTTTATAATTACATGTATGCTCCCAATATTGTGACAGATGTGCCTGTTGCGGTAGTGGATAATTCGCACAGTGAATTGAGCCGTAATTTTGTTCGTTGGCTGGATGCTACCCCACAAGCGGAAATATATGACCAGGCAATAGATTATCATGAAGCAAAAGAATGGATGAAAGAAGGCAAAGTACAAGGAATAATCTATCTGCCACACGATTTTGAGGAACGGGTATTTCGCGGAGATGAAGCTGTATTTTCCTTATACGCGACGACCGATGCTTTTCTGTATTTCGAAGCTCTGCAGGGAGCTTCCTCACGTGTCATGTTGGCCATCAACGACAAATACCGTCCGGATGGTGCAGTATTCCTTCCACCGCAAGGATTATTGGCCGTAGCTATGGCCAAACCTGTGAACGTGGCAGGAACTGCACTCTATAATTATACGGAAGGATATGGCTCCTATCTGATTCCGGCAGTGATGATGATTATCATTTTCCAGACTTTATTGATGGTTATAGGCATGGTGACCGGGGATGAGCATACCGATAGAGGGATTCGTGCTTACACTCCCTTTGGACATGGATGGGGAGTTGCTATTCGCATTGTAGTAGGGAAAACGTTTGTGTATTGTGCCCTTTATGCTGTCTTTTCTTTCTTTCTGCTGGGACTGCTCCCCTATTTCTTTAGTATTCCCAATATCGGAAACGGATTCTATATTGTATTATTATTAACCCCTTATCTGATGGCTACTTCTTTTCTAGGACTGGCAGTTTCCCGGTATTTTACGGATTCGGAAGCTCCGTTACTCATGATTGCCTTTTTCTCAGTCGGATTGATTTTCCTTTCCGGGGTTTCTTATCCGATGGAATTAATGCCCTGGTATTGGAGATTAGCACATTATATTCTTCCTGCCGCACCGGGCACACTTGCCTTTGTAAAACTGAATTCTATGGGAGCCGATATGGCGGATATAAAACCGGAATACATAACCCTATGGATTCAGGTGGTGACTTATTTTATACTGAGCATATGGGTGTATAAAAAGAAATTAAACACAAAGTTTGATTAA
- a CDS encoding ECF transporter S component, giving the protein MESTTVKLYSLNYNNVNTYLAASLFVIGNMLFPQLFHFIPQGGITWQPIYFFTLIGAYKYGWKVGLLTAILSPVINCVLFGMPILSALPAILLKSVLLAVAAGWTARHSGHISIPLLAGVVLTYQGIGTLGEWAYSSNFYKAIQDFRIGIPGMCLQVFGGYLFIKYLIRK; this is encoded by the coding sequence ATGGAATCAACTACTGTAAAACTCTATTCGCTGAACTACAACAATGTAAATACCTATTTGGCAGCCTCGTTATTTGTCATTGGTAATATGCTTTTTCCCCAACTCTTTCATTTCATTCCACAAGGAGGAATAACTTGGCAGCCAATCTATTTCTTTACGCTAATCGGTGCGTATAAATATGGTTGGAAAGTAGGACTGCTGACTGCTATCCTTTCGCCCGTTATAAACTGTGTACTCTTTGGAATGCCAATACTGTCCGCATTGCCTGCCATCTTATTGAAATCCGTATTGCTGGCTGTTGCTGCCGGATGGACTGCACGACATTCAGGACATATTTCCATCCCTCTTCTGGCAGGTGTAGTACTCACATACCAAGGCATAGGAACATTAGGGGAATGGGCTTACAGCAGCAACTTCTATAAGGCCATTCAGGATTTCCGTATCGGTATTCCCGGGATGTGTCTGCAAGTATTCGGTGGTTATTTATTCATTAAATACCTGATTCGCAAATAA